The following are encoded in a window of Flavobacterium cupriresistens genomic DNA:
- a CDS encoding RagB/SusD family nutrient uptake outer membrane protein, translating into MKRIKIISFFCLMMQFSCTDDLYQDPITSKVATKFYSTEIEIEEAVNGTYNGLQLNGLYGLNMVALGEIPSDATYDEVPLNDDGTFGKLDDFSVTSIVGSIGETWRDSYNAIQCANVVLNRIEKIPFKVAVTKDNRIGEMKFIRALLYFNLVRLYGDVPLVTKETTNPNSYLGQGRASTKVVYEQIIKDLTEAEVLLPVKAAKPGKVIKTAAQGLLGKVYLTLHDLQKAKMWLLKVKDSNSHDLVPIADVFDSNKETNKEILFSVQFASGINGNSEGSSMHQIFSPSGAISGAKGHNLPTKNLYNEYTAADSRKGKYVTTTVSGVPFSLKLTKSSTVPADGGSNVVVIRYADIILMLAEIETEQGNIAEAATYLNLIRTRAGLANIFAVNQADMRSAVDLERKLELVGEGDRWFDLLRKGTAITVMNQWFKSEGILITIDSHNLLMPIPLTEINTDPAIKQNPGY; encoded by the coding sequence ATGAAAAGAATAAAAATAATAAGTTTTTTCTGCCTGATGATGCAATTTTCCTGTACAGATGATTTATATCAGGATCCTATCACGTCAAAAGTGGCTACTAAATTTTATAGTACAGAAATCGAAATTGAAGAAGCCGTTAACGGTACTTATAATGGTTTGCAATTAAATGGCCTTTATGGACTAAATATGGTAGCTCTGGGAGAGATTCCTTCTGATGCGACTTATGATGAAGTTCCACTAAATGATGACGGTACGTTCGGCAAGTTGGATGATTTTAGTGTTACAAGTATTGTCGGTTCAATAGGTGAAACCTGGAGAGATTCTTACAACGCAATTCAGTGCGCTAATGTGGTGTTAAACAGAATCGAAAAGATTCCCTTTAAAGTTGCCGTTACTAAAGATAATCGAATAGGAGAAATGAAATTTATTCGCGCACTTTTGTATTTCAATTTGGTAAGATTGTATGGAGATGTGCCATTAGTTACTAAGGAAACAACAAATCCTAATAGTTATTTAGGGCAGGGAAGAGCATCTACTAAGGTTGTATATGAGCAAATTATAAAAGACCTTACAGAAGCCGAAGTCCTTTTACCTGTAAAAGCCGCTAAACCGGGCAAAGTTATTAAAACTGCTGCACAAGGCTTATTGGGCAAAGTCTATTTGACGCTGCATGATCTGCAAAAAGCTAAAATGTGGTTACTAAAAGTTAAAGATTCTAATAGTCATGATTTAGTGCCTATTGCAGATGTTTTTGATAGTAATAAGGAAACAAATAAAGAAATACTATTTTCAGTTCAATTTGCTTCCGGTATAAATGGTAATAGTGAAGGAAGTAGTATGCATCAAATATTTAGCCCTTCAGGAGCAATATCGGGAGCAAAAGGACATAACCTTCCGACCAAAAATCTGTATAATGAGTATACAGCCGCAGATAGCCGTAAAGGCAAATACGTTACCACTACAGTATCAGGAGTTCCTTTTTCTCTAAAACTGACTAAAAGCAGTACAGTTCCTGCAGATGGAGGAAGTAATGTAGTCGTTATTCGTTATGCAGATATTATTTTAATGTTGGCGGAAATAGAAACGGAACAAGGTAATATTGCTGAGGCAGCAACTTACTTAAATTTAATACGAACTCGGGCAGGGCTTGCGAATATTTTTGCTGTAAATCAGGCGGATATGCGGAGTGCTGTTGATTTGGAACGAAAACTTGAATTAGTGGGAGAAGGAGACAGATGGTTTGATTTACTTCGCAAAGGCACGGCAATAACGGTAATGAATCAGTGGTTTAAAAGTGAGGGAATATTGATAACTATTGATAGCCATAATCTCTTAATGCCTATTCCTTTAACAGAGATAAACACGGATCCGGCTATCAAACAAAATCCGGGTTATTAA
- a CDS encoding glycerophosphodiester phosphodiesterase family protein translates to MKKIHIAIVLLILFSNIIQAQTHADKLIGILEDSGSKYIFVAAHRGDWRNAPENSIKALKKSIEMGVDIMETDVRFTKDSVLVLMHDTTIDRTTTGKGKLSDYTYAELQKFYLTGGLNRKTYERIPTFEEFMLTAKGKILINVDKSWEYIDKIVDVLKKTGTLRQALIKGEDSYTEVNAKYGSLLNDIFYIPIVKEEQTNLNAFVDEYLNKTRPIAFEILYSFEKSPMFEQIKKIKQRGRRIWVNTLWGEMCAGHEDERALDSPNANWGWVIEHGATMIQTDRPAELLEYLKRKRLHTLN, encoded by the coding sequence ATGAAAAAAATACACATAGCCATAGTATTGCTGATACTATTCTCCAATATTATTCAGGCTCAAACCCATGCCGATAAGCTCATTGGTATTTTAGAAGATTCCGGAAGCAAATATATTTTTGTGGCTGCGCATCGCGGAGATTGGAGGAATGCTCCCGAAAATTCTATAAAAGCGTTAAAAAAATCTATTGAGATGGGAGTCGACATAATGGAAACAGATGTCAGATTTACAAAAGACAGTGTTTTAGTATTAATGCACGATACGACCATTGATCGTACCACCACCGGAAAAGGGAAATTATCCGATTATACCTATGCTGAATTACAGAAATTTTATCTTACTGGTGGTCTAAACAGAAAGACTTATGAACGAATTCCGACTTTTGAAGAATTTATGCTTACGGCAAAAGGGAAGATACTGATAAACGTTGATAAGAGTTGGGAATATATAGATAAGATTGTTGACGTATTAAAGAAAACGGGAACACTTCGTCAGGCATTAATCAAAGGAGAAGATTCTTATACTGAAGTGAATGCTAAGTATGGTTCACTGTTAAATGATATTTTTTACATTCCCATTGTCAAAGAAGAACAAACGAACCTAAATGCTTTTGTTGATGAGTACCTCAATAAGACCCGTCCTATCGCCTTCGAGATACTATATTCTTTTGAAAAATCACCTATGTTTGAACAAATAAAAAAGATAAAACAAAGAGGAAGAAGAATTTGGGTAAACACCTTATGGGGCGAAATGTGTGCCGGTCATGAAGATGAACGTGCTTTAGATTCCCCCAATGCAAATTGGGGATGGGTTATAGAGCATGGGGCAACAATGATACAAACCGACAGGCCGGCAGAATTATTAGAGTATCTAAAAAGAAAAAGACTTCATACTTTAAATTAG
- a CDS encoding T9SS type A sorting domain-containing protein: MKNISLYPFSIAQTKFLSVLLVLNFNMSFSQTEPYSYFAPYGNNIFTSTSEPDHNSQIITANQLNNLSQNNDGLVIICDFEAPKNGDQLLSFENSKGRSLEIYYQNQTMMLRRYHENGTHYDYLLFDPLFTLKEQTPVDAVWTVRYFFTARFMWIEVQIKQTTIPISTQYLSATYFGLDYKFNDANSPMNEFLQKNTAAKIRLGSTSNNRKFKIPGILKIHEFKYSELKDHIQTHFSYPQKVNNTQEKREVASTPKTIEAKDNKLGIVQTEDLETNNDFEFKVSPNPSTAYFNIEINSKSNSEIKVQIFNIHGQELYSKAKNLNLGYNKITINYSDLRSGSNVMFLKITAKGNIYSYKILHN, encoded by the coding sequence ATGAAAAATATTTCTCTTTATCCTTTTTCGATAGCACAAACAAAGTTTTTATCCGTACTATTGGTGCTAAATTTTAATATGTCTTTTTCTCAGACAGAGCCTTATTCCTATTTTGCACCTTATGGGAATAATATATTTACAAGCACGTCGGAACCCGATCATAATTCACAGATTATTACTGCGAATCAATTAAATAATTTATCCCAAAATAATGATGGACTAGTAATCATTTGTGATTTTGAAGCACCAAAAAATGGGGATCAATTATTGAGTTTTGAAAACAGTAAAGGGAGATCTTTAGAAATCTACTATCAAAATCAAACCATGATGCTTAGAAGATATCATGAAAATGGTACTCATTACGATTATCTTTTATTTGATCCGTTATTTACTCTAAAAGAGCAGACTCCTGTTGATGCAGTCTGGACAGTACGATACTTTTTTACAGCCCGCTTTATGTGGATTGAAGTACAAATAAAGCAAACTACAATTCCAATTAGCACTCAATATTTGTCAGCAACTTACTTTGGTCTGGATTACAAGTTCAACGATGCTAATTCTCCTATGAATGAATTTTTACAGAAGAATACTGCCGCTAAAATTCGCTTGGGTTCTACTTCTAATAATAGAAAATTTAAAATACCGGGGATACTTAAAATACATGAATTTAAATATTCTGAACTTAAAGATCATATCCAAACTCATTTTTCATATCCACAAAAAGTAAATAACACACAAGAAAAAAGAGAAGTTGCGTCCACACCTAAAACTATTGAAGCTAAGGATAACAAATTAGGGATAGTACAAACAGAGGATTTAGAAACAAATAATGATTTTGAATTTAAAGTGTCCCCAAACCCTTCCACAGCATACTTTAACATAGAAATTAATTCAAAAAGCAATAGTGAAATTAAAGTGCAAATTTTTAATATTCACGGTCAGGAATTGTATTCTAAAGCTAAAAATCTAAATTTAGGTTATAACAAAATTACAATAAACTATAGTGATCTTAGGTCGGGTAGCAATGTGATGTTTTTAAAAATAACCGCAAAAGGCAATATTTATTCTTACAAAATACTGCACAACTAA
- a CDS encoding glycerophosphodiester phosphodiesterase family protein → MYKTNLYAKNFGIKFLAFLSQLLFFFSVTIVVGQTNQVLNTTAEISLLNIFDPHADLTGGIIGETSNNGTIQMEVWTYDESDPNKRGVLVYLLTTSASTANFAGVPYTYAKSTIPNTDVSWLSNYPDNWASNDIKRAIWAIDKSRYGKSQKTSVYNFLSTKIKLRIFVFTTNAVFSKIKVPGIGIINSSGGNAQFDSNHFCYNLDNSGDPICTIWSKIKSPNLEQKSNFIFAAHRGYWGYDLGNGPPENTPEAIKAALKYTTVIESDITRTKDNLIVVSHDYYLHRLTNYSGPDTDYIYDKNLNELKTLKLKKRNGTISDNNFITFSDILDEMIANKTVLTVDIKGAKSRNDMYTKECIARCDYDPQLNPTNAERMQKEDYMLILRKCIEEANTKNALQYVAFKVVYTYQDIVDAMPPGFDINLLSKILYFPILQPGGDIQSKAQFIDTWYSNAGNKIMAFETNFKSESEITNTSFRRGGKLYENLFEYTYKVTGLRPGTYTEEAMGPKGNVDRWAQWNIKDIRVDVRGDHYYLMSIPYFNISVLTTDRPDIWSQIQSIF, encoded by the coding sequence ATGTATAAAACAAATCTTTACGCCAAAAATTTTGGTATAAAATTCTTGGCCTTTTTAAGTCAGTTACTGTTTTTTTTCTCTGTTACCATAGTTGTGGGGCAGACCAACCAAGTTTTAAATACAACAGCTGAAATAAGTTTATTAAATATTTTTGATCCTCATGCAGATTTAACCGGAGGAATAATAGGGGAAACATCTAATAATGGTACTATTCAAATGGAAGTTTGGACTTATGATGAAAGTGATCCTAATAAAAGAGGCGTTTTAGTCTATTTACTAACTACTAGTGCTTCCACAGCTAATTTTGCGGGAGTCCCCTATACTTATGCAAAGAGTACAATACCCAATACTGACGTCAGTTGGTTGTCAAATTATCCAGATAACTGGGCAAGTAATGATATTAAAAGAGCCATATGGGCTATTGATAAATCCCGTTATGGTAAATCTCAAAAAACATCCGTTTATAATTTTTTGTCAACTAAAATTAAATTAAGGATTTTTGTATTTACAACAAATGCAGTTTTTTCTAAAATCAAAGTGCCGGGAATTGGCATTATTAATTCATCAGGAGGAAATGCACAATTTGATTCCAATCATTTTTGTTACAATTTAGATAATTCCGGTGATCCAATTTGCACTATTTGGAGCAAAATTAAATCCCCCAATTTAGAGCAAAAATCTAACTTCATATTTGCTGCACACAGAGGGTATTGGGGATACGACTTAGGTAATGGTCCTCCTGAAAATACTCCTGAAGCTATAAAAGCCGCATTGAAGTACACAACAGTTATAGAATCGGATATTACGCGAACTAAAGATAATTTAATCGTTGTAAGTCACGACTATTACTTACACCGTCTTACAAACTATTCGGGACCAGATACGGATTATATTTATGATAAAAACCTGAATGAATTAAAAACATTAAAGTTAAAAAAGCGCAATGGAACTATCAGTGACAATAATTTCATAACTTTTTCTGACATACTAGATGAAATGATTGCAAACAAAACAGTACTAACCGTTGATATTAAAGGTGCCAAATCGCGAAACGATATGTATACCAAAGAGTGCATAGCAAGGTGTGATTATGACCCTCAACTGAATCCAACAAACGCAGAAAGAATGCAAAAAGAGGATTATATGTTAATATTAAGAAAATGTATTGAAGAAGCCAACACTAAAAATGCCTTACAATATGTAGCATTCAAAGTGGTATATACCTATCAAGACATTGTAGATGCTATGCCACCCGGTTTCGATATTAATTTACTTTCTAAAATCCTATATTTTCCTATTCTGCAACCTGGTGGCGATATCCAGTCTAAAGCTCAATTTATTGACACCTGGTATAGCAATGCCGGCAATAAAATTATGGCTTTTGAAACCAACTTTAAAAGCGAGAGCGAAATTACCAATACCTCTTTTAGAAGAGGAGGTAAATTATATGAGAACTTATTTGAGTATACTTATAAAGTAACTGGATTAAGACCAGGAACTTATACTGAAGAGGCCATGGGACCTAAAGGTAACGTAGACAGATGGGCACAATGGAATATTAAAGATATTCGTGTTGACGTTAGAGGAGATCATTACTACTTAATGAGTATCCCTTATTTTAATATATCCGTCCTGACAACTGACAGACCTGATATCTGGTCCCAAATACAATCCATTTTTTGA
- the lipB gene encoding lipoyl(octanoyl) transferase LipB: MNKKIQLQDLGSKDYKATWEYQEELFKDIVDLKIRNRREELDLATPNYLLFVEHPHVYTLGKSGDFENLLLNEKQLEAKGATFYKINRGGDITYHGPGQIVGYPILDLENFFTDIHKYLRFLEESIILTLAEYGLECGRSEGETGVWLGVGTPFARKICALGVRASRWVTMHGFALNVNVDLGYFDNIIPCGIRGKGVTSLNVELGVERVDEEEVKAKILKHLTALFETEFI; encoded by the coding sequence ATGAATAAAAAAATTCAACTTCAAGATTTAGGAAGTAAAGACTATAAAGCGACCTGGGAATATCAAGAAGAACTTTTTAAAGATATTGTCGACTTAAAAATAAGAAACAGAAGAGAAGAACTCGATTTAGCAACACCAAATTATTTGCTTTTTGTAGAGCATCCACATGTGTATACATTGGGTAAAAGTGGCGATTTTGAGAATTTGTTGTTAAACGAAAAGCAACTGGAAGCAAAAGGAGCAACGTTTTACAAAATCAATCGCGGTGGTGATATCACCTATCACGGACCAGGGCAAATTGTAGGGTATCCGATTTTAGATTTGGAGAATTTCTTTACCGATATTCATAAATATTTACGTTTTCTGGAAGAATCTATTATTCTGACATTGGCCGAATATGGTTTAGAATGCGGACGCAGCGAAGGCGAAACCGGTGTTTGGCTAGGTGTTGGAACTCCGTTTGCCCGAAAAATTTGTGCCCTTGGTGTACGAGCTTCGCGCTGGGTAACCATGCACGGATTTGCCTTAAATGTAAACGTAGATTTAGGGTATTTTGATAATATTATTCCGTGTGGAATTCGTGGAAAAGGAGTTACCTCTTTAAACGTAGAATTAGGCGTAGAGCGTGTCGATGAAGAAGAAGTGAAAGCCAAAATCTTAAAACATCTGACTGCATTATTTGAAACCGAATTCATTTAA
- a CDS encoding DUF6597 domain-containing transcriptional factor yields MGNSEENNNYKIAVPSEFQTVFSHFYFAENKTDSPVTKTLIPSFQTILVFTFGAKTSLKSQQNNILEAEKCLVLGPIKQAFDYTLGSGSQILVANFKEDAFYRFFGKALAKHTLPVHPDDLISDNCFAALWEELQQIPDTNDRVAHILAFCKPYLREQNAIAMLLTDFKEQALNPIKTIASKTNQTERNIQLNQKKAFGYTIKEANRYERFLKAIEHIQKDVETTGKVDWLAIVEVCSYYDQSQLIHDFKYYMNISPTKFLKFQSDICGFKTQ; encoded by the coding sequence ATGGGGAATTCTGAAGAAAATAACAATTATAAAATTGCTGTTCCTTCAGAATTTCAAACTGTTTTTTCTCATTTTTATTTTGCAGAAAACAAAACCGATTCTCCGGTAACGAAAACGCTAATACCCAGTTTTCAGACGATACTGGTATTTACCTTTGGTGCAAAAACCTCTTTAAAATCACAGCAAAACAATATCCTTGAAGCTGAAAAATGTCTTGTTTTAGGTCCGATAAAACAGGCTTTTGATTATACATTGGGATCAGGTTCTCAAATTCTGGTTGCCAATTTCAAAGAAGATGCTTTTTACAGATTCTTCGGAAAAGCCCTTGCAAAACATACCTTACCCGTACATCCGGATGACTTAATTTCGGACAATTGTTTTGCCGCTTTATGGGAAGAGTTGCAGCAAATTCCCGATACAAATGATCGTGTGGCTCATATATTGGCGTTTTGTAAGCCATACTTGAGAGAGCAAAATGCAATTGCGATGCTCTTGACTGATTTTAAAGAGCAAGCCTTAAATCCGATTAAAACAATTGCATCCAAAACCAATCAAACAGAACGGAATATTCAGCTCAATCAAAAAAAGGCTTTCGGGTATACCATCAAAGAAGCCAATCGTTACGAGCGTTTTCTAAAAGCCATTGAGCACATTCAGAAAGATGTAGAGACTACCGGAAAAGTAGACTGGCTTGCTATTGTGGAAGTATGCAGCTATTACGATCAAAGTCAGCTCATTCATGATTTTAAGTATTATATGAATATTTCGCCTACCAAATTTTTGAAATTCCAGAGCGATATTTGTGGTTTTAAGACCCAATAA
- a CDS encoding NAD(P)H-dependent oxidoreductase, translating into MKNLIIYAHPNSDSLSHFFKQTIIESLQESGQEVEIRDLNKIDFNPVLSLEDMKGQRMGKVAAEVQKEQDFITWADQIIFVYPIWWTGMPAIMKGYIDRVFSYGFAYRYDQGVQKGLFTGKKAIIVNSHGKSKEEYEAIGMDKALALTSDTGIFTYCGFEIQEHFYFDKADKASSENSVEWGNQIKSLLKENTMVV; encoded by the coding sequence ATGAAAAACTTAATCATTTACGCACATCCAAATTCAGACAGTTTAAGCCATTTTTTTAAACAAACGATTATCGAAAGCCTTCAGGAATCAGGTCAGGAGGTTGAAATTCGCGATTTAAATAAGATCGATTTTAACCCCGTTCTTTCTTTAGAAGACATGAAGGGTCAAAGAATGGGAAAAGTAGCCGCAGAAGTGCAAAAAGAGCAGGATTTTATAACTTGGGCGGATCAAATCATTTTTGTTTATCCGATTTGGTGGACAGGAATGCCCGCAATAATGAAAGGCTATATTGACCGTGTTTTTAGTTATGGATTTGCGTACCGATACGATCAGGGCGTTCAAAAAGGATTGTTTACAGGGAAGAAAGCGATCATTGTAAATTCGCATGGAAAATCAAAAGAAGAATATGAAGCCATTGGAATGGATAAAGCGCTGGCTTTAACTTCAGACACTGGGATTTTTACCTATTGTGGATTTGAAATTCAAGAGCATTTTTATTTTGATAAAGCCGATAAAGCTTCTTCGGAGAATAGTGTGGAATGGGGGAATCAGATTAAATCACTTTTAAAAGAAAATACAATGGTTGTTTAA
- a CDS encoding Crp/Fnr family transcriptional regulator codes for MQSVITDLSRFMEFNEAESIAFRSILKLKKVKKNQHLLVEGEVCNFGVFVAEGCIRYYYLVDGVESTGNFFFENDWYSDFESFLYGKPSRINIEALEDCVFYLAYKHDFEKLVAEYPVFNSFLRVMMERTIKGLTGRNMMMSLLSNEERYLKFIKYCPKVMERVSLKHIASYLGIKPESLSRIRTRLTINSKILT; via the coding sequence ATGCAAAGTGTAATTACCGATCTCTCGCGATTTATGGAATTTAATGAAGCGGAAAGTATTGCTTTTAGAAGTATACTTAAACTGAAAAAAGTGAAAAAAAATCAGCATCTTTTAGTCGAAGGGGAGGTTTGTAATTTTGGCGTTTTTGTAGCAGAAGGTTGTATTCGCTATTATTATCTGGTTGATGGCGTAGAATCCACGGGGAATTTTTTCTTTGAGAATGATTGGTATTCCGATTTTGAAAGTTTTTTATACGGTAAACCCTCCAGAATAAATATTGAGGCCTTAGAAGATTGTGTATTTTATTTGGCCTACAAACATGATTTTGAAAAATTGGTAGCAGAATATCCGGTCTTTAATTCTTTTTTACGCGTCATGATGGAAAGAACGATAAAAGGGCTAACAGGACGAAATATGATGATGTCATTATTGTCTAATGAAGAGCGTTACCTGAAGTTTATTAAATATTGTCCAAAAGTAATGGAAAGAGTTTCGTTAAAACACATTGCCAGTTATTTGGGAATAAAACCCGAGAGTTTAAGCCGAATCAGAACCCGATTAACGATTAACAGTAAAATCTTAACTTAA
- a CDS encoding TonB-dependent receptor, with protein sequence MKRIFLIIFGLFGFISEAQTGAVKGKIIDKQSEKPLVGVLVTLVGNESIEAVTDNNGNFRLLNIPIGRQNLTISFTGYENTSVSDLDVTTGKDNLLTISMIEKFNALDEIVVTSGSSKAKAINKMALVSTKQFTTEEVNRYAGGRSDVARLVSNFAGVSTGDDSRNDIVVRGNSPSGMLWRIEGMPVPSPNHFSTLGTTGGPISALNPNLLANSDFLTSAFPAEYGNAISGVFDLSFRKGNPDDYEYMISAGAYPGVEFMAEGPLGKKGGSFVAAARYGFVGVLGLAGTDAQPNYRDISFNVDLGKSKIGNFSVFGIYGTSDIKFLGSKIDKEDPFAAQDEDAFVKSGFASIGLKHNLEIGTRSYLKTIIGASNAENSYRNDRYYGFQTPNETKLSFTDIKNSENRITFSTLFNSKINKKTTFRAGLLFEHYTLDAKMASRDRQQDSDGDGYPDFVQVVDNNGSYNIMQPFAQGQFRLTEKLTFNAGVHGQYFSINKEFVLEPRTALSYAVNPKNTISFGFGIHHQSVPVPVLFLNEFVDGNPLQTNKNLDLVESKHYVLGYDVRLAKKWRGKVEVYYQDINKAAVQSFPSSYSSLTEGADFGYSIDKTSLISKGKGYNQGIEFTVEKFFSEGYYALFTTSFFESKYKGSDGIERNSPFNNGYVVNLLGGKEFRIGREKKNVFSIDTKFTTAGGRYYTPVDLAASNDAGYEIRDDANAFSKQYDPYLRLDIKFGIKFNSKKKKRFHQFYIDFQNVTNHTNIFTKEYNRLTNSINQKDQIGFSPDFGYKFQF encoded by the coding sequence ATGAAACGTATATTCCTGATTATTTTTGGCCTTTTTGGCTTTATTTCCGAGGCTCAAACCGGAGCTGTAAAAGGAAAGATAATTGACAAACAATCTGAAAAACCTTTAGTCGGCGTTCTTGTTACCTTGGTCGGAAATGAGAGTATTGAGGCAGTGACAGATAACAACGGTAATTTTAGATTACTGAATATCCCTATTGGAAGACAGAATCTTACGATCAGTTTTACAGGTTATGAAAACACTTCGGTTTCTGATCTGGATGTAACTACCGGAAAAGACAATCTGCTGACCATCTCGATGATTGAAAAGTTCAATGCATTGGATGAAATTGTTGTTACTTCCGGATCCAGCAAAGCCAAGGCGATCAATAAAATGGCACTTGTTTCAACCAAACAATTTACCACCGAAGAAGTAAACCGATATGCCGGAGGAAGAAGTGATGTCGCGCGTTTGGTGTCTAATTTTGCTGGAGTATCTACTGGAGATGACAGTCGAAACGATATCGTAGTGCGCGGGAACTCTCCATCGGGGATGTTGTGGAGGATAGAAGGAATGCCGGTTCCAAGTCCAAATCACTTTTCGACTTTGGGAACAACGGGAGGGCCTATTTCGGCATTAAATCCCAATCTTTTGGCTAATTCTGACTTTTTGACCTCGGCTTTTCCTGCTGAATACGGGAACGCAATAAGCGGCGTTTTTGACCTTAGTTTCCGAAAAGGAAATCCGGATGACTATGAATATATGATTAGTGCAGGTGCCTACCCCGGTGTAGAATTTATGGCAGAGGGACCGTTGGGCAAAAAAGGAGGTTCGTTTGTTGCAGCTGCAAGATATGGTTTTGTTGGGGTTTTAGGACTGGCGGGAACAGATGCTCAGCCTAATTATCGGGACATTAGTTTTAATGTGGATTTAGGGAAAAGTAAGATCGGAAACTTCTCTGTTTTTGGAATCTACGGCACTTCGGATATTAAATTTCTGGGAAGTAAAATTGATAAAGAAGACCCTTTCGCAGCGCAGGATGAAGATGCTTTTGTGAAGTCGGGATTTGCTTCTATAGGGTTAAAACATAATTTAGAGATTGGAACCCGATCTTATTTAAAGACAATTATCGGAGCTTCCAATGCTGAAAACTCCTATAGAAATGACCGGTATTATGGTTTTCAAACACCAAACGAAACTAAATTGTCTTTCACAGATATCAAAAATTCGGAAAACAGAATTACATTCTCAACCTTGTTCAATTCTAAAATAAATAAGAAAACAACATTCAGGGCAGGGTTACTTTTTGAACATTACACACTTGATGCTAAAATGGCTTCGCGTGACAGACAGCAGGATTCAGACGGAGATGGTTATCCTGATTTTGTTCAGGTTGTCGATAATAATGGTAGTTATAATATTATGCAACCCTTTGCTCAGGGTCAGTTTCGATTGACTGAAAAACTGACTTTTAATGCGGGTGTTCATGGGCAGTATTTTTCGATTAATAAAGAGTTTGTTTTGGAGCCCAGAACAGCCTTGTCTTATGCGGTAAATCCAAAAAACACCATTAGTTTCGGTTTTGGTATACATCATCAAAGTGTACCGGTTCCTGTTTTGTTTTTGAATGAATTTGTGGATGGAAACCCACTGCAGACCAATAAGAATTTGGATTTAGTAGAAAGCAAACATTATGTTTTAGGGTACGATGTTCGACTGGCTAAAAAATGGAGAGGAAAAGTAGAGGTATATTACCAGGATATTAACAAAGCGGCCGTGCAATCCTTTCCAAGTAGTTATTCCTCCTTAACAGAAGGAGCGGATTTTGGTTATTCAATCGATAAAACTTCGCTGATCAGTAAAGGAAAAGGATACAATCAAGGAATAGAATTTACAGTCGAAAAGTTCTTTAGCGAGGGGTATTACGCCTTGTTTACAACGTCATTTTTTGAAAGTAAATACAAAGGCAGTGATGGTATAGAGCGAAATTCGCCGTTTAATAATGGCTATGTAGTTAATCTTCTGGGAGGAAAAGAATTTAGAATCGGAAGGGAGAAGAAAAATGTCTTTTCAATTGATACTAAGTTTACAACGGCAGGAGGACGTTATTATACGCCTGTAGATTTGGCAGCTTCCAATGATGCAGGTTATGAAATTAGGGATGATGCCAATGCCTTTAGTAAACAATACGATCCCTATTTGAGATTGGATATTAAGTTCGGAATTAAATTTAATAGTAAAAAGAAAAAGAGATTCCACCAGTTTTATATCGATTTTCAAAACGTAACCAATCACACCAACATTTTTACTAAAGAATACAATCGATTAACGAATAGTATCAATCAAAAAGACCAGATTGGATTTTCACCGGATTTCGGTTATAAATTTCAATTTTAA